One genomic segment of Catalinimonas alkaloidigena includes these proteins:
- a CDS encoding 3-keto-disaccharide hydrolase: MNKKILSLPLLLLVIFACTTENNADQSETTTGNAPNPDDWIYLFDGSSTEGWRAYNGDALPPGWIVRNGELTFDPKIALEQDYEGGKDIIYGAAEFDNFELYLEWKLPEGGNSGIFYHLKEGYDSPPQVAPEYQLIDDENYAKLHDLTAYNLSLGYTEKPEELKPLQRTGSDYAMHPADSTEKLLHPTGEWNSSRIVFTPEKVEHWLNGKKLLSFVPWDEAWKEKKNSDKWKNSPDYGKFKTGYIGLQDHSSPIWFRNIKIKKL; the protein is encoded by the coding sequence ATGAATAAGAAAATTCTGAGTTTGCCTCTGCTACTGTTGGTAATCTTTGCCTGTACGACAGAGAATAATGCAGATCAATCGGAAACAACTACTGGAAACGCTCCCAATCCTGATGATTGGATTTACCTCTTTGATGGTAGCAGTACTGAAGGTTGGCGTGCATACAATGGCGATGCGCTCCCGCCCGGCTGGATTGTCAGAAATGGAGAACTTACTTTCGACCCAAAGATAGCTTTAGAACAAGACTATGAAGGGGGGAAAGATATCATCTATGGCGCAGCGGAGTTTGATAACTTTGAGCTTTACCTGGAGTGGAAACTTCCTGAGGGAGGCAACAGTGGTATATTCTATCACCTCAAAGAAGGCTATGATAGTCCACCCCAGGTGGCACCCGAATACCAGCTTATTGATGATGAAAATTACGCAAAACTACACGATCTGACTGCCTATAACTTGAGTCTGGGCTATACTGAAAAACCTGAAGAACTGAAACCTCTGCAACGCACCGGATCAGACTACGCCATGCATCCCGCCGATTCTACCGAAAAGCTCCTACACCCCACCGGCGAGTGGAATTCATCCAGGATTGTTTTTACTCCCGAAAAAGTAGAACACTGGCTCAATGGAAAAAAACTACTATCTTTTGTACCCTGGGACGAAGCCTGGAAGGAGAAAAAAAACTCAGATAAATGGAAGAATAGCCCTGATTACGGAAAATTTAAAACAGGATATATCGGTCTGCAAGACCACTCCAGCCCCATTTGGTTTAGAAATATTAAAATTAAAAAACTTTAA
- a CDS encoding Gfo/Idh/MocA family protein: protein MLQLYLQSLSCLQEPGAFAREKRLRTAHIGVGNMGAADLKAISSHSLVDVVALCDVDANNLAAAHKAHPKASTYTDYRVLFEEMGKKIDAVIVSTPDHTHAPASMMAMQMDKPVYCQKPLTHHVSEARAMKKLAADKKLVTQMGIQVHSFYDYKLATKMIQSGIVGKVHTVRAWSPKNWGYDGPLPQGKDPVPEDLNWNLWLGTSAERPYKEGVYHPGNWRKLLDYGCGTLGDMGVHIFDTPYNALALDVPKTITNNCRKPNGFGYPEKNMVTYEFPGTKYTTDTLKWVWYDGAGADQQREDLMLPGGEALHNQGAMFVGEKGRLYLPHFQILPRLIVDGEYQDVDVSRYNMGEPLRDYESEGKKHYHQFVDACLGKADTSAPFSYAAKLTETILLGVIAGRFPNQTLHWDASSAKFAEEKANKYLEGEYRSF from the coding sequence GTGCTTCAGCTTTATCTTCAATCGCTTTCTTGCCTTCAGGAGCCTGGGGCTTTTGCCAGGGAAAAAAGACTTCGTACCGCCCACATCGGGGTTGGCAATATGGGGGCCGCAGACCTAAAAGCTATTTCTTCTCACAGCCTGGTAGATGTTGTTGCCCTCTGTGATGTTGATGCCAACAATCTGGCAGCGGCGCATAAAGCACACCCAAAGGCCAGCACCTATACCGATTACCGGGTATTATTTGAAGAAATGGGAAAAAAGATTGATGCTGTGATCGTATCAACGCCCGACCATACGCATGCTCCCGCCTCCATGATGGCCATGCAAATGGATAAGCCTGTCTACTGTCAAAAGCCATTGACCCATCACGTAAGCGAAGCGAGAGCCATGAAGAAGCTGGCTGCAGACAAGAAGCTGGTCACCCAAATGGGCATTCAGGTACATTCCTTCTACGACTATAAGCTGGCGACAAAGATGATACAGTCGGGCATTGTGGGTAAAGTACATACTGTGCGGGCCTGGTCTCCAAAGAATTGGGGATACGACGGGCCATTGCCCCAGGGGAAAGATCCCGTACCCGAAGACTTAAACTGGAACTTGTGGCTGGGAACCTCGGCGGAAAGACCCTACAAAGAAGGTGTTTATCATCCGGGCAACTGGCGTAAGCTGTTAGATTACGGTTGTGGAACGCTGGGCGATATGGGGGTGCATATCTTTGATACACCCTACAATGCATTGGCGCTGGATGTGCCCAAAACTATTACAAACAACTGCAGGAAACCTAACGGCTTTGGCTATCCCGAAAAAAACATGGTCACCTATGAGTTCCCAGGCACAAAATATACCACCGATACGCTAAAATGGGTTTGGTATGATGGTGCCGGTGCCGACCAGCAGCGAGAAGACCTTATGCTACCCGGAGGTGAGGCATTACACAATCAGGGGGCTATGTTTGTTGGAGAGAAAGGAAGGTTGTACCTACCCCATTTTCAGATACTTCCTCGGCTGATTGTTGATGGAGAATATCAGGATGTGGACGTTTCCAGGTATAACATGGGTGAACCGCTGCGTGATTACGAAAGTGAAGGTAAAAAGCACTATCATCAGTTTGTAGATGCCTGTTTGGGCAAAGCTGATACCAGTGCGCCGTTTTCTTATGCTGCTAAATTAACTGAAACAATTCTTTTAGGCGTTATAGCCGGTCGTTTTCCCAATCAGACACTGCACTGGGATGCCAGCTCCGCTAAGTTTGCTGAAGAAAAGGCTAACAAATATCTGGAGGGAGAATACCGTTCGTTTTAA
- a CDS encoding GAF domain-containing protein — MTSPLSLIRKKSIQLFIGFIILIIFCSSVTAFYNNHVIDQYQQKKNELSKIPACLDQVWRWVNTADMGYRGYALMKEEQFLEPYLKATTHYHSHLDSLAQYLEEQAYPDKELIQANASSIHNYINLVGHMVELARQGKEEEALTIFKGDPGYEVWLVYDKFNQDVLAYVNQLEQEAQQRYEDALHFSNLVQGILFLIGIPVLGLVLVRLRREKKFRHQLLQQLDDSNREFVYNDGHVHDSQDQAQVVKRLTNNLEKIMGFIRSITQDEKHAQWEEINMEQRTLNKGTLVGELLQMQDKMKQMKQEDEQRLWMTEGEGKVAEIARTHQNNLSTLGDQLIAYIVKYIQANQGGLFILNDDEPDEIYLSLAACYAYDKKKFVQKAVKPGQGLVGQVYLEKKTTCLNQVPSDYVRITSGLGEATPSYLVIIPLKFNDVVLGVLEIASFRELATFEISFLESVGEIIASSISIVRTNEQTQILLTQSREQAEEMRAQEEEMRQNMEELQATQEHYERLQHESLEKEKLLKRKLEELEEVRNTSD; from the coding sequence ATGACCTCACCACTCAGTCTTATAAGAAAAAAAAGCATTCAGCTATTTATCGGATTTATTATCCTTATCATCTTTTGCAGCTCAGTTACAGCATTTTACAACAATCATGTCATTGATCAGTACCAACAAAAAAAGAATGAATTATCCAAGATACCTGCCTGTCTGGACCAGGTCTGGCGCTGGGTGAATACTGCGGATATGGGCTACCGGGGATATGCGCTGATGAAGGAGGAGCAGTTTTTAGAACCTTATCTAAAAGCTACCACTCACTATCATTCGCATTTAGATTCATTGGCTCAATATCTCGAGGAACAGGCTTATCCTGACAAAGAGCTCATTCAAGCCAATGCAAGCTCTATTCATAACTATATTAATCTGGTAGGGCATATGGTAGAATTGGCACGCCAGGGCAAAGAAGAAGAAGCACTTACGATCTTTAAGGGCGATCCGGGTTACGAGGTGTGGCTTGTTTATGATAAATTCAATCAGGATGTGCTGGCTTATGTTAATCAGTTGGAACAAGAAGCTCAGCAAAGATATGAGGATGCCTTGCACTTTTCTAATCTAGTGCAAGGCATCCTATTCTTAATCGGTATTCCCGTATTGGGGTTGGTGCTGGTTCGCCTGCGACGTGAGAAGAAGTTTCGTCATCAACTGTTGCAGCAACTAGACGATAGCAACCGAGAGTTTGTCTATAACGACGGACATGTCCACGATAGTCAGGATCAAGCCCAGGTTGTAAAAAGACTGACGAACAATTTGGAAAAAATAATGGGTTTTATCCGAAGCATTACGCAGGACGAGAAGCATGCTCAGTGGGAAGAAATCAACATGGAACAGCGTACTTTAAATAAGGGAACTTTAGTAGGTGAACTGCTACAGATGCAGGATAAAATGAAGCAGATGAAGCAGGAAGACGAGCAACGTCTGTGGATGACCGAAGGAGAGGGCAAAGTGGCAGAGATAGCCCGAACCCATCAAAACAACCTGAGCACTTTAGGTGATCAATTGATAGCCTATATTGTCAAGTACATACAAGCGAATCAGGGAGGCTTATTCATTTTGAATGACGATGAACCGGATGAAATCTATCTATCCTTAGCGGCCTGTTATGCTTATGATAAGAAAAAATTTGTACAAAAAGCTGTGAAGCCTGGTCAGGGACTGGTAGGACAGGTGTATCTTGAAAAAAAGACTACCTGCCTCAATCAGGTGCCTTCTGATTATGTGCGGATCACTTCCGGGCTTGGCGAAGCTACTCCTTCCTACCTGGTCATTATTCCCTTGAAATTCAATGATGTGGTGTTAGGAGTGCTGGAAATTGCCTCTTTCCGTGAGTTGGCCACCTTTGAAATAAGTTTTCTGGAAAGCGTTGGAGAAATCATCGCTTCCTCCATCTCTATTGTTCGTACCAATGAACAGACACAAATACTGCTTACCCAGTCAAGGGAGCAGGCCGAAGAGATGCGGGCCCAGGAGGAAGAGATGCGTCAGAATATGGAAGAACTACAGGCAACGCAGGAGCATTACGAGCGCCTTCAGCATGAGAGCCTGGAAAAGGAAAAGCTATTGAAAAGGAAGTTGGAAGAACTGGAGGAAGTCCGAAATACCAGCGATTAG